Proteins encoded within one genomic window of Brassica rapa cultivar Chiifu-401-42 chromosome A09, CAAS_Brap_v3.01, whole genome shotgun sequence:
- the LOC117128532 gene encoding BTB/POZ domain-containing protein At3g50780-like, producing MLTPPLLSRIIELVLRSKEEKSRREMKSIVLKLLREQNGNNVAENFNETIYSSCQRCLDTVLSLFRQDESDAKQIGVEADNLTWLLDVLAERQAAKEFSVTWANQTELALLHEKLPLVSRYHISRVTSRLFVGLGRGELLPSKDTRLLLLTTWLQPLFKDYNWLQHGCRSFDGKLVEEGIGRTILTLPLEDSAGPTSYDAPSQLKKLCPYIYNSKSYNKSKIH from the coding sequence ATGCTGACTCCGCCCCTGCTCTCACGCATCATCGAGCTTGTGTTGAGAAGCAAAGAGGAGAAGAGCCGTCGCGAGATGAAGTCTATAGTCCTGAAGCTTCTCAGGGAACAGAACGGGAACAATGTAGCTGAGAATTTCAACGAGACGATCTACTCCTCTTGCCAGAGATGTTTAGACACGGTCTTGTCTCTGTTCAGACAGGACGAGAGTGATGCTAAACAGATAGGTGTGGAAGCTGATAACCTCACGTGGCTGCTTGATGTGTTAGCGGAAAGACAAGCTGCAAAGGAGTTTTCAGTCACGTGGGCTAACCAAACGGAGCTGGCTTTGTTACACGAGAAGCTTCCTTTGGTGTCTCGTTACCATATAAGCCGTGTGACGTCTAGGCTCTTCGTAGGGTTAGGGAGAGGAGAGCTGCTGCCTTCGAAAGACACTAGGCTTTTGCTGTTGACTACGTGGCTGCAGCCTTTGTTCAAGGACTATAACTGGCTGCAGCACGGTTGCAGATCGTTCGATGGGAAGCTTGTGGAGGAAGGGATAGGGAGGACGATACTAACGTTGCCGCTGGAAGACAGTGCCGGTCCAACATCTTATGATGCCCCAAGCCAATTAAAAAAACTATGcccttatatatataattcaaaatCGTATAACAAGAGTAAAATTCATTGA
- the LOC117127818 gene encoding putative F-box/LRR-repeat/kelch-repeat protein At1g11620 encodes MALKLPYDLEEDILARVPWKYLATLRCVCKLWNSLILEERLNKKNLSFHMHSYSGEHRFILKDTGPTISAVGIEEQKNVVDPPSLIVQDFTLIKARTCNPVRVYKTVHCDGLLLCVMDNQLVVRNPLLKETTWIKCGSDFHQRDDAYSLGYLSHCDYRILRFRCASNSRIPSRVEVCEVASKTWKVIDNISFDWFLSVPLSILSLRGTPYCIGLREDHTAFVQSYDFYKERFQPIDDLPFSYDELNPIALEIYKGDRLSVLEQCHKTRKICIWVKHWLMLTLGPNWWSWTYQKSSTTRSSK; translated from the exons ATGGCACTGAAGCTACCATATGATTTGGAAGAGGACATTCTCGCCAGAGTTCCATGGAAATATCTTGCAACGTTGAGATGTGTATGTAAGCTTTGGAATAGTCTTATATTGGAAGAGAGACTCAACAAGAAGAACTTGTCGTTTCACATGCACAGCTATAGTGGTGAGCATCGGTTTATACTCAAAGACACTGGTCCTACGATTTCTGCCGTGGGCATTGAGGAGCAGAAAAACGTGGTCGATCCTCCGTCCTTGATCGTCCAAGACTTTACCCTTATAAAAGCTCGAACATGTAATCCAGTTAGGGTGTACAAGACTGTTCATTGCGACGGTTTGTTGTTGTGTGTCATGGACAACCAGCTTGTGGTCAGGAACCCGTTACTGAAGGAAACAACCTGGATCAAATGCGGTAGTGACTTTCACCAACGAGATGATGCTTACAGCCTTGGATACCTCAGCCACTGTGATTACAGGATCTTAAGGTTTCGTTGTGCTagtaattccagaataccttcAAGGGTCGAGGTCTGTGAAGTTGCATCCAAGACATGGAAGGTTATAGATAACATCAGTTTTGATTGGTTCCTTAGCGTGCCGTTGTCGATCCTCTCTCTGAGAGGAACTCCTTATTGTATAGGTCTTCGAGAAGATCATACAGCTTTTGTACAAAGCTATGATTTTTACAAAGAAAGGTTTCAGCCCATAGATGACTTGCCATTCAGCTATGATGAGTTGAATCCTATTGCACTAGAGATTTATAAAGGAGATAGGCTTTCGGTGTTGGAGCAATGTCACAAAACAAGGAAGATATGCATATGGGTGAAGCATTGGCTCATGCTTACTCTTGGACCAAATTGGTGGTCGTGGACATACCAGA AGTCATCAACGACAAGGAGTTCCAAGTAA